From one Pontibacillus sp. HMF3514 genomic stretch:
- a CDS encoding fatty acid--CoA ligase family protein, with protein MNISERLTQTATENPSKAAYIFQDQETSYRELEGAVTKFASSLKDLGYEKGDHIALVTGNSPYFVIGLYGALRLGLTVIPVNPIYTVDEMSYILKNGDVKGVITMDLFVEKFEHMAESLPDIRHYIVAETSQDMSWQQSFLSDKMKSFTMLAQAGSLELDRPTLDDEDTAVILYTSGTTGAPKGAMLTHKNLYSNAKDVADYLKYSSDDRVIAALPMFHVFCLTVSLNAPLMNGGTVLIVPKFSPEAVFAMTKQWQATVFAGVPTMYNYLLQYATEHVQDFSSIRLCISGGASMPVALLHSFEKAFNVIVSEGYGLSEASPVTCFNPLDRPRKPGSIGTSIWNVENKVVDELGEEVPAGEVGELIVRGPNVMKGYYKLPEESSVALRDGWLYTGDMATMDEEGYFFIVDRKKDMILVGGYNVYPREVEEVLYKHDHVTEVAVIGVPDPNLGESVQAFVVVDDSEITEEELTRYCAEHLAKYKIPASIEFLEELPKNTTGKILRKNLREQVTQ; from the coding sequence ATGAATATAAGTGAGAGACTGACACAAACAGCAACAGAAAATCCGTCAAAAGCCGCTTATATCTTTCAAGATCAAGAAACGAGTTATCGAGAATTAGAGGGTGCTGTGACCAAGTTTGCTTCCAGTTTGAAGGATCTTGGTTATGAAAAAGGAGATCACATTGCACTCGTCACGGGGAACAGTCCGTATTTTGTTATTGGATTGTATGGAGCATTACGTCTTGGATTAACCGTAATACCCGTTAATCCAATCTATACAGTAGACGAAATGAGCTACATTTTGAAAAATGGTGATGTAAAAGGTGTCATCACGATGGATCTTTTTGTAGAAAAGTTCGAGCACATGGCTGAGAGCTTGCCTGATATTCGCCATTACATTGTTGCAGAAACAAGCCAGGATATGAGTTGGCAACAAAGTTTTTTATCCGATAAAATGAAATCGTTTACAATGCTAGCTCAGGCAGGAAGCTTAGAACTTGACCGTCCAACATTGGATGATGAGGACACGGCAGTTATCTTATACACTTCTGGTACAACAGGTGCGCCTAAAGGGGCTATGTTGACGCATAAAAACCTTTATTCAAATGCAAAAGACGTGGCTGACTATTTAAAATATAGTTCTGATGATCGTGTTATTGCAGCACTTCCAATGTTCCATGTATTCTGTCTAACCGTGTCATTAAATGCTCCACTTATGAATGGTGGGACCGTATTAATTGTACCGAAATTCTCACCAGAAGCAGTCTTTGCCATGACAAAACAATGGCAGGCAACAGTTTTTGCTGGTGTTCCAACCATGTACAATTACTTACTACAGTATGCTACTGAGCATGTACAAGATTTTTCTAGTATTCGGTTATGTATATCAGGTGGTGCATCCATGCCTGTTGCACTTCTGCATAGCTTTGAAAAGGCATTTAACGTTATTGTGTCAGAAGGGTATGGATTATCTGAAGCATCTCCAGTTACATGCTTTAATCCATTGGATCGTCCTCGTAAACCAGGATCTATTGGGACAAGCATTTGGAATGTTGAAAACAAAGTAGTTGATGAGCTAGGTGAAGAGGTCCCAGCAGGTGAAGTTGGTGAACTTATAGTTCGAGGACCGAATGTCATGAAAGGGTACTATAAACTACCTGAGGAATCTTCTGTGGCATTAAGAGATGGCTGGCTGTACACAGGGGATATGGCAACAATGGATGAAGAGGGTTACTTCTTTATCGTAGACAGAAAGAAAGATATGATCTTAGTTGGTGGGTATAACGTATATCCTAGAGAAGTAGAGGAAGTCTTGTATAAACATGACCACGTAACCGAAGTGGCTGTAATTGGAGTACCTGATCCAAACTTAGGTGAGTCCGTACAGGCATTTGTAGTGGTGGATGACTCTGAAATTACGGAAGAAGAGTTAACGAGATATTGTGCAGAACATTTAGCAAAATATAAAATTCCAGCTTCTATTGAATTTTTAGAAGAATTACCGAAAAATACAACAGGAAAAATCTTAAGAAAAAATCTACGAGAGCAAGTAACACAATAG
- a CDS encoding ABC transporter substrate-binding protein has translation MKKWLLVVSALLVVAMVGCSSDSEANGDGGDGGDAKYQIGVTQIVEHPSLDAAQEGFKAAINDAGLDADFDVQVAQDPKNNKPIAEKFVGNKVDLIFANSTPSAQSVLNETKDIPIVFTSVTDPVGANLVDSMEKPGGNVTGTSDTHPEAMQKTLSFMTEEAGVESIGMIYNAGEQNSVSQVEKVKELTDGSVEVKEATVSSSAEVKQAAESLAGKVDAFYIITDNTVVSALESVLLVGQDQKTPVFVAELDSVKRGGVAAYGFDYYDIGYEAGEKAVKILEEGKKPGDIPATYPQNLKLLINKDAAKKMGLEIKDEWKDMAEFTEGEE, from the coding sequence ATGAAAAAATGGTTGTTGGTAGTCAGTGCTTTGCTTGTAGTCGCGATGGTAGGTTGTTCTTCTGATTCAGAGGCGAATGGTGATGGAGGAGACGGTGGAGATGCCAAGTATCAGATTGGCGTAACACAAATAGTAGAACATCCATCCTTAGATGCCGCTCAAGAGGGCTTTAAAGCAGCGATCAATGATGCAGGATTAGATGCTGATTTTGATGTTCAGGTCGCTCAAGATCCGAAAAACAATAAGCCGATTGCGGAAAAGTTTGTAGGTAACAAAGTGGATTTGATTTTTGCAAACTCCACTCCTAGTGCGCAAAGTGTTTTAAATGAAACAAAAGATATTCCAATTGTATTTACATCTGTAACAGATCCAGTTGGGGCTAACCTCGTTGATTCGATGGAAAAACCAGGTGGAAATGTAACTGGTACTTCTGATACTCATCCTGAAGCGATGCAGAAGACTCTATCATTCATGACAGAAGAGGCAGGCGTTGAGTCTATCGGCATGATTTATAACGCTGGTGAGCAAAACTCAGTTTCTCAAGTAGAGAAAGTGAAAGAACTAACGGACGGAAGTGTTGAAGTGAAGGAAGCTACAGTTTCAAGCTCTGCTGAAGTAAAACAGGCAGCTGAATCTCTAGCAGGGAAAGTAGATGCATTCTACATTATCACAGATAACACAGTAGTTAGTGCGCTAGAATCTGTATTGCTAGTTGGTCAAGATCAAAAAACACCAGTATTCGTAGCTGAGCTTGACTCCGTTAAACGTGGTGGTGTAGCTGCTTACGGATTTGATTACTATGACATTGGTTATGAAGCAGGTGAAAAAGCCGTTAAAATCCTTGAAGAAGGTAAAAAACCTGGCGACATCCCAGCGACATATCCGCAAAACTTAAAACTACTCATTAACAAAGACGCTGCGAAAAAGATGGGTCTTGAAATCAAAGATGAGTGGAAAGACATGGCGGAGTTCACTGAAGGAGAAGAGTAA
- a CDS encoding SCO family protein has protein sequence MQKKWYITFITLLVVGIGLGISYVQFWRDAGVQLPEDVTMKTAYGEEFNFAEMEPKVRLVEFMYTACPDVCPLTTQRMMHLKKQFQDKGVYGNEVEFLSITIDPEQDTQEALQKYAATFGAKKDEAWKFVRGSVSDTRKVADPFRFLFKDNGTDYLVHTSFAYLIDEKNYLVAKFPMGDAFDKEQVYKQVMDLVN, from the coding sequence ATGCAAAAGAAATGGTATATCACGTTTATTACGTTGTTAGTAGTAGGCATTGGCCTTGGGATTAGCTACGTTCAGTTTTGGAGAGACGCAGGGGTACAACTGCCTGAGGATGTCACCATGAAGACGGCATATGGAGAAGAGTTTAACTTTGCTGAAATGGAGCCTAAAGTTCGATTAGTAGAGTTTATGTACACCGCTTGTCCAGATGTGTGTCCTCTTACCACCCAACGTATGATGCATTTAAAAAAACAATTTCAGGATAAAGGCGTTTATGGAAATGAAGTTGAATTCCTATCGATAACGATAGATCCTGAGCAAGATACTCAAGAAGCGCTACAAAAATATGCAGCCACATTTGGAGCGAAGAAAGACGAGGCATGGAAGTTCGTTCGTGGCTCCGTTTCAGATACAAGAAAGGTAGCAGATCCATTCCGCTTTTTGTTCAAAGATAATGGTACAGACTATCTCGTCCATACATCCTTTGCTTATCTTATTGATGAAAAGAATTACCTCGTAGCAAAATTCCCAATGGGTGATGCTTTTGATAAGGAACAGGTTTATAAACAAGTGATGGATCTCGTGAATTAA
- a CDS encoding ABC transporter ATP-binding protein, producing the protein MLQLQQIEKVFYEGTPDEKKAINGLSLTLEEGDFVTVIGSNGAGKSTLLNIISGVLFPDQGLIAVDDKNVTFLPEHKRSNWIGRVFQDPMAGTAPNMSIEENLALALGRVERRGLRKGVSSKRKKQFKEWLSSFNVKLEDRLNTRVGLLSGGERQALSLLMATFTEPRILLLDEHTAALDPARAEHITNITNDVVSKHNLTTLMVTHDMEQALSMGNRLIMMDDGEIIFHANKEEKDKLSVEDLMNEFQKAKGKTMANDKALLK; encoded by the coding sequence TTGCTGCAGCTTCAACAGATTGAAAAAGTATTCTATGAAGGCACACCAGATGAAAAGAAAGCGATCAACGGACTTTCCCTGACCCTTGAAGAAGGAGATTTCGTTACGGTAATTGGAAGTAACGGGGCCGGGAAGTCTACACTCTTAAACATTATCTCAGGCGTGCTGTTTCCTGATCAGGGACTCATTGCGGTCGATGATAAAAATGTAACCTTTTTACCTGAACATAAGCGTTCCAATTGGATTGGTCGTGTGTTCCAGGATCCAATGGCAGGAACAGCACCGAATATGAGCATTGAGGAAAACTTAGCACTAGCTCTGGGACGAGTTGAACGACGTGGTCTGAGAAAAGGCGTAAGTTCAAAACGTAAAAAACAGTTCAAAGAGTGGCTTTCTTCTTTTAACGTGAAGTTAGAAGATCGATTGAACACTCGAGTTGGACTCTTGTCTGGAGGGGAACGTCAGGCGTTATCTCTTTTAATGGCGACGTTTACTGAACCACGCATTCTTTTACTTGATGAGCATACAGCTGCTTTAGACCCTGCTCGTGCTGAGCACATCACTAACATTACAAATGATGTAGTGTCTAAGCACAATCTGACTACGTTAATGGTTACGCATGATATGGAACAAGCTTTGTCCATGGGGAACCGTCTTATCATGATGGATGACGGCGAAATAATCTTCCATGCGAACAAGGAAGAAAAAGATAAATTATCCGTCGAAGACCTCATGAATGAATTCCAAAAAGCAAAAGGTAAAACGATGGCGAATGATAAAGCTCTTCTTAAATAA
- a CDS encoding LacI family DNA-binding transcriptional regulator, with product MPTIKDVAKYAGLSRTTVSRVINDQPYVSDEKRQCVLKAMEELGYVPNSSARRLRSQKTETLAVLLPSITNPFFSHLIEAMEVKASQWGYQVIICQTHESEQKEQDYLELLRTKQVDGVIMTAVHNDWEVIESYRECGPIIVCNENIEEAQVPFIYVDQEKAAYDATMHLIQQGCKNISFLSGDAESNVSAYRRSGFLKALKESGLPFLPNASYSNAIDVNSGREIFRELRRLNHPIDGVFTGSDEVAAGMIYEAIKEGVRVPEDMSIIGFDNQSISMLMSPSITTVEQPVQEMGEKCVEVLIDQIEHRHRSVREDHVFTHELKVRNSTFQEIALVNS from the coding sequence GTGCCAACTATAAAAGATGTCGCCAAATATGCTGGGCTGTCACGAACGACGGTTTCTCGCGTAATTAACGATCAACCTTATGTCTCTGATGAAAAACGTCAGTGCGTATTGAAAGCAATGGAAGAGCTTGGTTATGTTCCAAATTCATCTGCTCGTAGGTTGCGTAGCCAAAAAACCGAAACGCTTGCGGTGCTATTACCTAGCATCACAAACCCATTCTTTAGCCACTTAATCGAAGCGATGGAAGTGAAGGCATCACAATGGGGATATCAGGTAATCATTTGCCAAACACATGAATCTGAACAAAAAGAGCAAGATTACTTAGAACTCTTACGTACCAAACAGGTAGACGGAGTGATTATGACAGCTGTTCATAATGATTGGGAAGTCATTGAATCCTATCGTGAATGTGGTCCCATAATTGTCTGTAATGAAAACATAGAAGAAGCACAAGTACCTTTTATATATGTAGATCAGGAAAAAGCAGCATATGATGCTACGATGCATTTGATTCAACAAGGCTGTAAAAATATTTCTTTTTTAAGTGGAGATGCCGAGAGTAATGTCTCAGCCTATCGAAGAAGTGGTTTTTTGAAAGCGCTTAAAGAATCTGGCTTACCATTTTTACCGAATGCGAGTTACTCAAACGCGATTGATGTAAACAGTGGACGAGAAATATTTCGAGAATTACGCCGGTTAAATCACCCAATCGATGGTGTTTTTACTGGTTCTGATGAAGTGGCAGCGGGTATGATTTACGAAGCTATAAAAGAAGGTGTGCGAGTTCCTGAGGACATGTCCATCATTGGGTTCGACAATCAATCTATTTCAATGCTTATGAGCCCTTCAATTACAACGGTAGAACAACCTGTCCAGGAGATGGGGGAAAAATGTGTAGAGGTACTGATTGATCAGATCGAACATCGACATAGGTCTGTCAGAGAAGATCATGTTTTTACGCATGAATTAAAAGTACGAAATTCAACATTTCAAGAAATCGCATTAGTGAATTCATAG
- a CDS encoding MBL fold metallo-hydrolase encodes MKVTVNGFWGGYPGAYGATSSYIVESNGFTLLVDCGSGALSRLQPKMDVMDIGAVIISHYHFDHIADIGVMQYAWKVQNILRETERQLPIYGHQEDMESFQALTHERTQGYAYDPTKPIQIGPFTIRFMKTDHPVPCYAMRISNGYKDIVYTADSSYKEEFIEFSKGADLLITDSNFYDGMDGSGPGHMTSTECAHIAKEAGVKELWLSHLPHFGTVSDLQEQAEQVFDGTVMLADGGLTWEV; translated from the coding sequence ATGAAGGTTACGGTTAACGGTTTTTGGGGTGGTTATCCCGGAGCATATGGCGCAACATCAAGCTACATTGTCGAGTCTAATGGTTTTACGTTACTTGTAGATTGTGGGAGTGGAGCGCTCTCACGGCTACAGCCTAAAATGGATGTCATGGACATTGGAGCGGTCATCATTTCGCATTATCATTTTGATCACATTGCAGATATTGGGGTTATGCAATACGCATGGAAGGTTCAAAACATCTTACGTGAAACGGAGCGCCAACTCCCGATTTATGGTCATCAGGAGGATATGGAATCTTTTCAAGCCCTGACGCATGAACGGACTCAGGGGTATGCATATGACCCTACTAAACCAATTCAAATTGGTCCTTTCACGATTCGTTTCATGAAAACCGATCACCCTGTTCCGTGCTATGCAATGCGCATTTCAAATGGCTATAAGGATATCGTCTATACTGCTGACTCTAGCTATAAGGAAGAGTTTATTGAATTTAGTAAGGGGGCTGACCTTCTCATTACGGATAGTAATTTCTATGACGGAATGGATGGTTCAGGTCCAGGACATATGACGAGTACCGAATGTGCTCATATTGCAAAAGAAGCTGGTGTGAAGGAACTGTGGCTAAGTCATCTTCCTCATTTTGGTACAGTAAGCGATCTTCAGGAACAAGCTGAACAAGTTTTTGATGGAACCGTAATGCTAGCAGATGGAGGACTCACGTGGGAAGTTTAA
- the yhfH gene encoding protein YhfH: MNLQLTLEGSIMMNVLEFFKNLPDKKCSKCGESFEAQADCYGNICESCDDPAR; this comes from the coding sequence ATGAATTTACAACTAACTCTGGAGGGATCCATTATGATGAATGTTTTAGAATTTTTCAAAAATCTACCCGACAAAAAGTGTTCAAAATGTGGTGAAAGCTTCGAAGCTCAGGCCGACTGTTACGGCAACATTTGCGAGAGTTGCGACGACCCTGCACGCTAA
- the hemY gene encoding protoporphyrinogen oxidase — translation MSEVKRIAIVGGGITGLTTAYYLQKKIKEKGLPFEVKLYEASDRLGGMIHTERKDGFTIERGPDSLLARKPSVFRLIEDVGLQDKLVDVAAGKAYVLANEKLHGIPQGSFMGIPTQVTPFALSSLFSPMGKLRAAGDLVKSKSKPQEDQSLGHFFRNRFGDEVVENLIEPLLGGVYSGDLDRLSLMATFPNFYNMEQEHGSLIKGLRKSRGKQPKNKKKPSVFKTLETGLGSLVDAVVEQLDEGTIEQGTSVDHIERKEDGYHLMLGTGEVAQADSIVLTTPHYACQRMLTQYDFMEPLRDMPATSVANVAMAFDQSAIEKDVDGTGFLVSRNSDYRITACTWTHKKWPHTTPDGKALLRAYVGKPNDQEVVDQSDEEIQEIVLNDINKIMNITHPPEFTVITRWRNSRAQYTVGHKERIHNIKQSMRSELPGVFLAGASYEGLGVPDCIDQGEQAVEDVLEFLQQS, via the coding sequence ATGAGTGAAGTGAAACGAATTGCGATTGTTGGTGGTGGAATAACTGGGTTAACTACAGCCTATTATCTTCAAAAGAAGATAAAGGAAAAAGGACTTCCTTTCGAAGTGAAGCTATATGAAGCAAGTGACCGACTTGGCGGAATGATTCATACGGAGCGCAAGGATGGTTTTACAATTGAACGTGGTCCTGATTCTTTACTAGCAAGAAAACCAAGTGTCTTCCGTTTGATAGAAGACGTAGGTTTACAGGATAAACTTGTAGATGTTGCAGCAGGTAAAGCTTATGTGCTTGCAAATGAAAAGCTACATGGCATTCCACAGGGCTCATTTATGGGGATCCCAACTCAGGTAACTCCTTTTGCGTTATCTAGTCTTTTTTCACCGATGGGGAAACTCCGTGCAGCAGGGGACTTAGTGAAATCGAAAAGTAAACCTCAAGAGGATCAGTCTCTTGGACACTTCTTCCGAAACAGATTTGGGGATGAAGTAGTAGAAAACTTGATCGAGCCGTTACTAGGTGGCGTGTATTCAGGTGATCTTGATCGTTTGAGCTTAATGGCTACGTTCCCGAATTTTTACAACATGGAACAAGAGCATGGAAGTCTGATTAAAGGCCTTCGCAAATCCCGAGGGAAGCAACCAAAGAACAAGAAAAAGCCATCTGTTTTTAAAACGCTAGAAACAGGACTTGGTTCTTTAGTGGATGCAGTTGTGGAGCAGCTTGATGAAGGAACAATCGAGCAGGGAACATCAGTTGATCATATTGAGAGAAAAGAGGATGGTTACCATCTTATGCTAGGTACAGGAGAGGTGGCACAGGCTGATAGTATTGTGCTTACAACCCCTCACTATGCTTGCCAGCGTATGTTAACTCAATATGATTTTATGGAGCCTTTAAGAGATATGCCAGCAACCTCAGTCGCGAACGTCGCAATGGCATTTGATCAATCTGCTATTGAAAAAGACGTTGATGGTACTGGTTTCCTTGTATCTCGTAATAGTGATTATCGTATTACTGCCTGTACCTGGACCCATAAAAAATGGCCGCATACCACACCAGATGGGAAAGCATTGCTACGTGCATATGTAGGAAAACCAAATGACCAAGAGGTTGTTGATCAGTCTGATGAAGAAATTCAAGAAATTGTGTTAAACGATATAAATAAAATCATGAACATTACCCACCCCCCAGAATTCACGGTGATCACACGCTGGAGAAATTCCCGTGCTCAGTACACCGTGGGGCACAAAGAACGTATTCACAATATCAAACAATCCATGCGATCTGAACTCCCAGGCGTCTTCCTAGCCGGAGCTTCTTATGAAGGATTGGGCGTCCCGGATTGTATTGATCAAGGTGAACAAGCTGTGGAAGATGTTCTTGAGTTTTTACAACAATCATAA
- a CDS encoding M48 family metallopeptidase: protein MRRVLLIYGAYVALIWIYFSFFYELDTFSQSRFGAYSHAYYFTTLAFPWVFLWCWHNSKKTAHITERMEERWSRRWVQSIFFGLFISVIYLLVKLPLDVLWYGIAQANGVNHQPILDWVLEWLLEASFFIAMITAMIFGVRLFMGKFEKKWWLALWVSTLPVVLFIVYIQPVVIDPLFETFQPLESGPLKSSIVEIAEGAGIDESNIYEVNMSEKTSSFNAYVTGLGNQKRIVLWDTTLNGMKQDEVLFILAHEVAHYVKHHVYIGVFGYIALSFAVLWLLAKAFSFVFHNVKHRIGLQNRMNLRSIPVLLLLASLLLFATQPLSLYVSREMERSADQYAIQHTDNLDPALESYRSLAVQSKSDVSPPSWIVWLRYTHPPIKERIERIRKNK from the coding sequence TTGAGGAGAGTTTTATTAATTTATGGCGCATATGTAGCGCTTATCTGGATTTATTTTTCATTTTTTTATGAATTGGACACATTTAGCCAATCACGTTTTGGCGCTTATAGCCATGCCTATTATTTCACCACTCTTGCATTTCCATGGGTGTTCTTATGGTGTTGGCATAATTCAAAAAAAACCGCACATATAACAGAGCGTATGGAAGAACGTTGGAGCCGTCGTTGGGTCCAATCCATCTTTTTTGGATTGTTTATTTCGGTTATTTATCTTTTGGTAAAGCTACCTTTGGATGTTTTATGGTACGGGATTGCTCAAGCAAATGGTGTGAATCATCAGCCGATCTTGGATTGGGTTCTGGAGTGGTTACTTGAAGCAAGTTTCTTTATTGCAATGATTACAGCGATGATTTTTGGTGTCCGTCTTTTTATGGGAAAGTTCGAGAAAAAGTGGTGGCTTGCCTTATGGGTAAGTACTTTGCCTGTTGTACTGTTTATCGTCTACATCCAACCTGTTGTCATTGACCCATTATTTGAAACATTTCAACCATTGGAGAGCGGACCTTTAAAAAGCTCAATTGTAGAAATTGCAGAGGGCGCTGGCATAGATGAGTCAAATATATACGAAGTAAACATGAGTGAAAAAACATCTTCCTTCAATGCATATGTTACGGGGCTTGGTAATCAAAAAAGAATCGTGCTATGGGATACGACTTTAAATGGAATGAAACAGGATGAAGTGTTATTTATTTTAGCGCATGAAGTAGCCCATTACGTTAAACATCATGTGTATATTGGTGTATTCGGATATATAGCATTAAGTTTCGCAGTGTTATGGCTTTTAGCAAAGGCATTCTCGTTTGTATTCCACAATGTAAAGCATCGAATAGGTTTACAAAATAGGATGAATTTAAGGAGCATACCTGTCTTGTTGTTGCTTGCTTCATTGCTGTTATTCGCTACACAACCTCTTAGTCTTTATGTTTCTAGAGAAATGGAGCGGTCAGCTGATCAATATGCGATTCAACATACCGACAATCTGGATCCCGCATTAGAAAGTTATCGATCTCTTGCTGTTCAATCGAAAAGTGATGTTTCACCACCTTCTTGGATTGTATGGCTACGATATACTCATCCGCCAATTAAGGAAAGAATCGAACGCATACGTAAAAATAAATGA
- a CDS encoding ABC transporter permease has translation MINALYGALESGLIYAIMALGVYLTFRILDFPDLTVDGSFVTGGAVASILMVNGTSPFLATLAGGGAGFIAGCITGILHTKGKINPLLAGILMMIALWSINLRIMGRPNIPLLNESTLFTQGKEFWQSIPVDQWLMAPFNWLGISSFAPSTFFVMISVGVLVILFKKLLDWFLHTEAGLALRATGDNARMVKSLSANTNQHIIIGLGISNAFVAISGALIVQYNGFADVGLGIGMIIVGLASVIIGEGLFGKSSIARTTLAVVLGAIAYRLILSVALQLEFVSASDLKLITALIVTGALVVPTWWKQWRDKQERVKKQKELTKTLEQERGKDVAAASTD, from the coding sequence ATGATTAATGCGCTGTATGGAGCATTGGAATCAGGTTTAATATACGCAATCATGGCATTAGGCGTTTACCTTACCTTTCGTATTTTGGATTTCCCTGATCTAACCGTTGATGGAAGTTTTGTAACTGGAGGTGCTGTTGCATCCATTTTGATGGTGAACGGGACCTCCCCGTTTCTGGCTACCCTTGCAGGAGGTGGAGCTGGCTTCATTGCTGGCTGTATTACAGGTATTCTGCATACAAAGGGGAAAATTAATCCTTTGTTAGCTGGGATTTTAATGATGATTGCATTATGGTCGATAAACCTTAGGATTATGGGACGGCCTAACATTCCATTATTGAATGAAAGTACCTTGTTTACCCAAGGGAAGGAGTTTTGGCAGAGCATACCGGTTGACCAATGGCTAATGGCCCCATTCAACTGGTTAGGGATTAGCTCATTTGCACCATCTACGTTTTTTGTCATGATAAGCGTAGGAGTCTTGGTCATTCTGTTTAAAAAACTACTCGATTGGTTCTTGCATACAGAAGCAGGCTTGGCTTTACGTGCAACAGGGGATAATGCTCGCATGGTAAAAAGTTTATCAGCGAACACGAACCAACATATTATTATTGGGTTAGGAATCTCCAATGCGTTTGTCGCAATCAGTGGTGCGTTAATTGTACAATATAATGGGTTTGCAGATGTTGGACTTGGAATCGGGATGATTATTGTTGGTCTAGCTTCTGTTATTATCGGTGAAGGTCTCTTCGGTAAAAGCTCTATTGCACGTACGACACTAGCTGTAGTACTTGGAGCAATCGCTTATCGACTTATTTTATCCGTTGCCCTGCAGCTTGAGTTTGTCAGCGCAAGTGACTTAAAACTAATTACAGCGCTAATTGTAACGGGTGCACTTGTCGTGCCAACTTGGTGGAAGCAATGGAGAGATAAGCAAGAACGTGTGAAGAAACAAAAAGAGCTTACGAAAACCTTAGAACAAGAAAGGGGAAAAGACGTTGCTGCAGCTTCAACAGATTGA
- a CDS encoding lipoate--protein ligase gives MLFVDNEGINDPRINLAIEEYVLKNLDIDNDKNYLLFYINKPSIIIGKNQNTIEEINTDYVEDNGIHVVRRLSGGGAVYHDLGNLNFSFLTKDDGNSFHDFAKFTKPVTDALQKLGVQAELSGRNDIQLEDGRKISGNAQFSTKGRMFSHGTLMYDSEIENVVSALRVKSEKIRSKGIKSIRSRVANISEYMDEKLTMQEFKEMLLRYIFDVESVEDVPKYKLTEEDWKAIHKLSEERYQKWEWNYGKSPASNIQHSHRFDGGTVDVRLDVKKGTIENAKIYGDFFGVGDVSDIEERLIGTRYERSSIDEAIKDLDISHYLGRVSREDFLSLIY, from the coding sequence TTGCTATTTGTGGATAATGAGGGGATTAATGATCCGCGCATTAATTTAGCTATAGAAGAATACGTGCTTAAAAATCTTGATATTGATAACGATAAAAATTACTTACTTTTCTATATTAACAAACCATCGATTATCATTGGGAAAAACCAAAATACGATTGAAGAAATTAATACAGATTACGTAGAAGATAACGGTATTCATGTTGTACGTCGTCTTTCTGGTGGAGGAGCGGTGTACCATGACCTTGGAAACCTAAACTTTAGCTTCCTTACAAAAGATGACGGAAATAGCTTCCACGATTTTGCGAAGTTTACAAAGCCAGTTACAGATGCGCTTCAAAAGTTAGGTGTACAAGCTGAACTTTCTGGTCGAAATGATATTCAACTCGAGGATGGCCGAAAAATCTCTGGTAATGCCCAGTTTTCAACGAAAGGACGTATGTTTAGCCACGGAACGCTCATGTACGATTCTGAAATTGAAAATGTAGTGTCAGCATTACGCGTGAAATCCGAGAAAATCCGTTCTAAAGGAATTAAGTCAATCCGTAGCCGTGTAGCAAACATTTCTGAATATATGGATGAGAAATTGACTATGCAAGAGTTCAAAGAAATGCTTCTACGTTATATTTTTGATGTGGAATCTGTTGAAGATGTTCCAAAATATAAGCTTACTGAAGAAGACTGGAAAGCGATTCACAAACTTTCTGAAGAACGATATCAGAAATGGGAGTGGAACTACGGAAAATCTCCGGCTTCTAATATTCAGCACTCTCACCGTTTTGATGGCGGAACAGTTGACGTACGCCTAGACGTGAAAAAAGGAACTATTGAAAATGCTAAAATTTACGGAGACTTCTTTGGTGTAGGAGACGTTAGCGATATTGAAGAACGCTTAATTGGCACACGCTATGAGCGTTCATCCATCGATGAGGCTATTAAAGACTTAGATATATCGCATTATCTTGGACGCGTATCCAGAGAAGATTTTTTATCTTTAATTTACTAG